From Desmodus rotundus isolate HL8 chromosome 12, HLdesRot8A.1, whole genome shotgun sequence, one genomic window encodes:
- the PIEZO1 gene encoding piezo-type mechanosensitive ion channel component 1 isoform X1, whose product MEPHVLGAVLYWLLLPFALLVACLLRSNSLSLVYLLFLLLLPWFRGPSQHSVQGHTGRLLRALLAFSLLFLAAHLTFQICLHTVPGLDQLLGSNCSHWENLSRHIGVTRLDLKDIPNAVRLVAPDLGILVVSAVCLGLCARLTREAQRSQRSQEQDDDDREVDASSPAVLQGAPVLVPKRRLRLAARFRITAHWLLVAAGRTLAIVLLALAGIAHPSAFSSVYFLFFLGICTWWACHFPISSLGFSALCVILSCFGAGHLICLYCYQMPFIQDKLPPAGIWARVFGLKDFVAHTNCSTSNMLVLNTSHDWPVYVSPGILLLLYYTVTSLLKLHIHHPPDQTKVAAGGVKEREVELTEVDRWPEGQARAAQGLMPTPTGPDSEADNCIVHDLTSHSPVQQRPLCSRLAEPRETSVLHGLGHIVMNQSYVCALIAMMVWSITYHSWLTFVLLLWACLIWTVRSRHQLAMLCSPFILLYGLALCSLRYVWAMDLRSELPATLGPVRLRQLGLEHTRYPCLDLGAMLLYTLTFWLLLRQFVKEKLLKGKKTNSELIEVTVADTEHTRTWTLLQSLEKLVTGLSAKYWIYVCAGMFIVVSFAGRLVVYKIVYMFLFLLCLTLFQVYYSLWRKLLKVFWWLVVAYTMLVLIAVYTFQFQDFPMYWRNLTGFTDEQLEDLGLEQFSVSELFSSIFIPGFFLLACILQLHYFHRPFMQLTDLECIRLPATCRPRWVHRQEAVSGTPLLQPEEEEEDGDPRDEGLGMASPHQATQVPEGAANKWGLVAERLLDLSTSFSNVLTQVQVFVRRLLELHVFKLVALYTVWVALKEVSVMNLLLVVLWAFALPYTRFRPMASCLSTVWTCIIIVCKMLYQLKVVNPHEYSSNCTEPLPNSTNLQKMEINQSLLYRGPVDPANWFGVRKGFPNLGYIQSHLQILLLLVFEAIVHRRQEHHRRQHQLSPLPAQAVCVEGTRQQLDRDLLSCIKYFINFFFYKFGLEICFLMAVNVIGQRMNFMVILHGCWLVAILTRRRRRAIARLWPNYCLFLTLFLLYQYLLCLGIPPALCIDYPWRWSQAIPMNSGLIKWLYLPDFFRAPNSTNLISDFLLLLCASQQWQVFSAERTDEWQHMAGVNTDHLEPLRGEPNPVPNFIHCRSYLDMLKVAVFRYLFWLVLVVVFVTGATRISVFGLGYLLACFYLLLFGTSLLQKDTRARLVLWDCLILYNVTVIISKNMLSLLSCVFVEQMQSSFCWVIQLFSLVCTVKGYYNPKEMLGRDQDCLLPIEEAGILWDSVCFLFLLLQRRVFLSYYFLHVRAELQATALQASRGFALYNAANLKSINYHRKAEEKSLAQLKRQMERIRAKQEKHRQGRVGLGQPQDPLDPGQEPGPGSPGGSSPPRRQWWRPWLDHATVIHSGDYFLFESDSEEEEEAQPEEPRPSAQSAFQMAYQAWVTNAQTVLRRRRQEQAQLPVGGGLGPEAELAEGPESEVAGRSHVMQRVLSTMQLLWVLGQALVDELTRWLHTFTRHHRAISDVLRAERYLLTQELLRGGAVDRGVLDQLYSSEVKATSAGPSEARDAPSTDSSGLGAEEPASSMPEDISSALSTGSNTCTGSEEIVTEPRASLHGSQELPASTRTRMRTASELILDRRLSIPELEEAERFEAGQGRVLRLLQAMYQCVAAHSELLCYFIIVLNHMVTASAASLVLPVLVFLWAMLSIPRPSKRFWMTAIVFTEVMVVTKYLFQFGFFPWNSHTVLRRNENKPYFPPRILGLEKADGYIKYDLVQLMALFFHRSQLLCYGLWDHEEDPVSKEPDGGHRKEKEPGEVSALLELQHEEVTGPQEELGVAGAPTKDAIPEDVRDGPPEPQVELKPRDTRRISLHFRRRRKESAEPRELAAVEAETEDEEEAAATSQSKKRRSRPRERVRAVGVQLQTFCLSLAQSAHRPLQRFFHDVLHSKHRAATDVYALMFLADVVDFIIIVFGFWAFGKHSAATDITSSLSDDQVPEAFLVMLLVQFSTMVVDRALYLRKTVLGKLAFQVVLVLAIHLWMFFILPAVTERMFSQNAVAQLWYFVKCIYFALSAYQIRCGYPTRILGNFLTKKYNHLNLFLFQGFRLVPFLVELRAVMDWVWTDTTLSLSNWMCVEDIYANIFIIKCSRETEKKYPQPKGQKKKKIVKYGMGGLIILFLVAIIWFPLLFMSLVRSVVGVVNQPIDVTVTLKLGGYEPLFTMSAQQPSIVPFTPQAYEELSRQFDPHPLAMQFISQYSPEDIVTAQIEGSSGALWRISPPSRAQMKRELYNGTADITLRFTWNFQRDLAKGGTVEYTNEKHTLDLAPNSTERRQLASLLEGTSDQSVVIPNLFPKYIRAPNGPEANPVKQLQPNEEADYLGVRIQLRREQVGSGAAGFLEWWVIELQDCQAGCNLLPMVIFNDKVSPPSLGFLAGYGIMGLYVSIVLVIGKFVRGFFSEISHSIMFEELPCVDRILKLCQDIFLVRETRELELEEELYAKLIFLYRSPETMIKWTREKE is encoded by the exons gATGATGATGACAGGGAAGTGGACGCCAGCTCCCCGGCAGTGCTGCAGGGAGCCCCTGTGCTGGTCCCCAAGCGGAGGTTGAGGCTGGCTGCCCGGTTCCGGATCACGGCTCACTGGCTGCTGGTGGCTGCTGGGCGGACCCTGGCCATAGTGCTGCTGGCGCTGGCAG GCATCGCCCACCCCTCAGCCTTCTCCAGTGTCTACTTCCTGTTCTTCCTGGGCATCTGCACCTGGTGGGCCTGCCATTTTCCCATCAGCTCCCTGGGCTTCAGCGCACTCTGTGTCATACTGAGCTGCTTTGGTGCCGGCCATCTCATCTGCCTCTACTGCTACCAGATGCCCTTCATTCAGGACAAGCTCCCACCTGCTGGTATCTGGGCCAG GGTTTTCGGTCTTAAGGACTTTGTGGCCCACACGAACTGCTCCACTTCCAACATGCTGGTGCTCAACACCAGCCACGACTGGCCTGTGTACGTGAGCCCCGGCATCCTGCTGCTCCTGTACTACACTGTGACCTCGCTTCTGAAGCTCCACATACACCACCCCCCAGACCAG ACAAAAGTGGCAGCTGGTGGCGTCAAGGAGCGGGAGGTAGAGCTGACTGAGGTGGACCGGTGGCCCgagggccaggccagggctgcccAG GGCTTGATGCCCACGCCCACGGGGCCTGACTCTGAGGCTGACAACTGCATCGTGCATGACCTGACCAGCCATAGCCCTGTCCAGCAACGCCCCT TGTGCTCCAGGCTGGCTGAACCAAGAGAGACGTCTGTACTGCATGGCCTGGGCCACATCGTCATGAACCAGAGCTATGTGTGCGCCCTCATTGCCATGATG GTGTGGAGCATCACCTACCACAGCTGGCTGACCTTCGtgctgctgctctgggcctgCCTCATCTGGACTGTGCGCAGCCGCCACCAGCTGGCCATGCTCTGCTCACCTTTCATCCTGCTCTATGGGCTGGCGCTGTGCAGCCTGCGCTACGTGTGGGCCATGGACCTGCGTTCTGAGCTGCCTGCCACCCTGGGTCCTGTCAGACTGCgccagctggggctggagcacACCCGCTACCCCTGCCTGGACCTGGGTGCCATG TTGCTGTATACACTGACCTTCTGGCTCCTACTGCGCCAATTCGTCAAGGAGAAGCTGCTGAAGGGGAAAAAGACCAACTCCGAGCTGATAGAGGTTACTGTGGCGGACACAG AGCACACGAGGACTTGGACGCTGCTCCAGAGTCTGGAGAAGCTGGTCACGGGCCTCTCTGCCAAGTACTGGATCTATGTGTGCGCCGGCATGTTCATCGTGGTCAGCTTCGCAGGCCGCCTCGTTGTCTATAAGATCGTCTACATGTTCCTCTTCCTGCTCTGCCTCACCCTCTTCCAG GTCTACTACAGCCTGTGGAGGAAGCTGCTCAAGGTGTTCTGGTGGCTGGTGGTGGCCTACACCATGCTGGTGCTCATTGCTGTCTACACCTTCCAGTTCCAGGACTTCCCCATGTACTGGCGAAACCTGACAGGCTTCACTGACGAGCA gctggaggacctgggcctGGAGCAGTTCAGCGTGTCCGAGCTCTTCTCCAGCATCTTCATTCCCGGCTTCTTCCTCCTCGCCTGCATCCTGCAGCTGCACTACTTCCACCGGCCCTTCATGCAGCTCACCGACCTGGAGTGCATCCGCCTGCCTGCCACCTGCCGCCCGCGCTGGGTTCACAG GCAGGAGGCAGTGAGCGGGACCCCATTGTTGCAGccggaagaggaggaagaggacggGGACCCCAGGGACGAGGGGCTGGGCATGGCCAGCCCCCACCAGGCCACACAGGTCCCAGAAG GTGCAGCCAACAAATGGGGCCTGGTGGCGGAGCGACTGCTGGACTTGTCCACCAGCTTCTCCAACGTCCTCACCCAAGTGCAGGTGTTCGTGCGGCGCCTGCTAGAGCTGCACGTCTTTAAGCTGGTGGCCCTATACACTGTCTGGGTGGCCCTGAAGGAG GTGTCGGTGATGAACCTCCTGCTGGTTGTGCTCTGGGCCTTTGCCCTGCCCTACACCCGCTTCCGGCCCATGGCCTCCTGTCTGTCCACCGTGTGGACCTGCATCATCATCGTGTGCAAGATGCTTTACCAGCTCAAGGTCGTCAACCCCCATGAGTACTCCAGCAACTGCACTGAG cccctccccaacagCACCAACCTGCAGAAGATGGAGATCAATCAGTCCTTGCTGTACCGGGGGCCCGTTGACCCGGCCAACTGGTTTGGGGTGCGGAAGGGCTTCCCCAACCTGGGCTACATTCAG agccacctgcagatcctgctgctgctggtgttcGAGGCCATTGTGCACCGGCGCCAGGAGCACCACCGTCGGCAGCACCAGCTGTCCCCGCTGCCCGCCCAGGCTGTCTGCGTTGAAGGCACCCGACAGCAGCTGGACCGGGACCTGCTTAGCTGCATCAAGTACTTCATCAACttctttttctacaaatttgGGCTGGAG ATCTGCTTCCTGATGGCTGTGAACGTGATTGGGCAGCGCATGAACTTCATGGTCATCCTGCACGGGTGCTGGCTGGTGGCCATTCTCACCCGCCGGCGCCGCAGGGCCATCGCCCGCCTCTGGCCCAACTACTGCCTCTTCCTGACGCTCTTCCTGTTGTACCAGTACCTGCTGTGCCTGGGCATCCCCCCAGCCCTGTGCATCG ACTATCCATGGCGCTGGAGCCAGGCCATCCCCATGAATTCGGGGCTCATCAAGTGGCTGTACCTGCCTGACTTCTTCAGGGCCCCCAACTCCACTAACCTCATCA GTGACTTCCTCCTGCTGCTCTGCGCTTCCCAGCAGTGGCAGGTGTTCTCAGCTGAGCGCACCGACGAGTGGCAGCACATGGCCGGTGTCAACACCGACCACCTGGAGCCTCTTCGGGGGGAACCCAACCCCGTGCCCAACTTTATTCACTGCAG GTCCTACCTCGACATGCTGAAAGTCGCCGTCTTCCGCTACCTCTTCtggctggtgctggtggtggtgttCGTCACAGGGGCCACACGCATCAGTGTCTTCGGGCTAGGTTACCTGCTGGCCTGTTTCTACCTGCTGCTCTTCGGCACCTCCCTGCTGCAGAAGGATACGCGTGCCCGCCTTGTGCTGTGGGACTGCCTTATCCTCTACAATGTCACCGTCATCATCTCCAAGAACATGCTCTCG ctcctgTCCTGTGTCTTTGTGGAGCAAATGCAGAGCAGCTTCTGCTGGGTCATCCAGCTCTTCAGCCTCGTGTGCACGGTCAAAGGCTACTACAACC CCAAGGAGATGCTGGGCAGGGACCAGGACTGCCTGCTGCCTATAGAGGAGGCTGGCATCCTCTGGGACAGCGTCTGTTTCCTGTTCCTGCTGCTGCAGCGCCGTGTCTTCCTCAGCTACTACTTCCTGCACGTCAGGGCTGAGCTCCAGGCCACGGCCCTGCAGGCCTCCAG GGGCTTCGCCCTGTACAACGCTGCCAACCTCAAAAGCATCAACTACCACCGCAAGGCCGAGGAGAAGTCCCTGGCCCAGCTGAAAAGACA GATGGAACGTATCCGAGCCAAGCAGGAAAAGCACAGGCAGGGCCGGGTGGGCCTTGGCCAGCCCCAGGACCCCCTGGACCCAGGCCAGGAGCCAG GGCCCGGCAGTCCAGGGGGCTCTTCCCCGCCACGGAGACAGTGGTGGCGGCCCTGGCTGGACCACGCCACAG TCATCCACTCTGGGGACTACTTCCTATTCGAGTCcgacagtgaggaggaggaagaggcccaGCCTGAGGAGCCCAGGCCATCAGCACAGAGTGCCTTCCAG ATGGCATACCAGGCATGGGTGACCAACGCCCAGACGGTGCTAAGGCGGCGGCGGCAGGAGCAGGCACAACTGCCTGTGG GAGGCGGCCTGGGCCCGGAGGCAGAGTTGGCAGAAGGCCCAGAGAGTGAGGTGGCAG GTCGCAGCCACGTGATGCAGCGGGTACTGAGCACCATGCAGCTGCTCTGGGTGCTGGGACAGGCGCTGGTGGACGAGCTGACACGCTGGCTGCACACCTTCACACGGCACCACCGAGCCATAAGCGACGTGCTGCGTGCTGAGCGCTACCTGCTCACACAGGAGTTGCTCAGG GGTGGAGCAGTGGACCGGGGTGTGCTGGACCAGTTGTATTCAAGTGAAGTCAAGGCCACGTCAGCAGGCCCCTCAGAGGCACGGGATGCGCCTAGCACAGACTCGAG CGGGCTAGGGGCCGAGGAGCCAGCAAGCAGCATGCCTGAGGACATCAGCAGCGCCCTGAGCACAGGCTCCAACACCTGTACTGGCAGTGAGGAGATAGTCACTGAGCCCAGGGCTTCCCTGCATGGCTCCCAGGAGCTTCCTGCCAGCACCCGAACCCGAATGCGCACAGCAAGTGAGCTAATCCTGGACAG GCGCCTGTCCATCCCAGAGCTGGAGGAGGCTGAGCGGtttgaggctgggcagggccgaGTGCTGCGGCTGCTGCAGGCCATGTACCAGTGCGTGGCTGCGCACTCTGAGCTGCTCTGCTACTTCATCATTGTTCTCAACCATATGGTCACGGCCTCAGCTGCCTCCCTTGTGTTGCCTGTGCTGGTCTTCTTGTGGGCCATGCTGTCCATCCCGCGGCCCAGCAAGCGCTTCTGGATGACAGCCATTGTCTTCACTGAG gtCATGGTGGTCACCAAGTACCTCTTCCAGTTTGGCTTCTTCCCCTGGAACAGCCACACGGTGCTGCGGCGCAACGAGAACAAGCCCTACTTCCCCCCTCGCATCCTGGGCCTGGAGAAGGCTGACGGCTACATCAAGTATGACCTGGTGCAGCTCATGGCCCTCTTCTTCCACCGTTCCCAGCTGCTG tgCTATGGCCTCTGGGACCATGAGGAGGACCCAGTCTCCAAGGAGCCTGATGGGGGccacaggaaggagaaggagcctggggaggtgtCAGCCCTGCTGGAGCTCCAGCACGAGGAGGTCACAGGGccccaggaggagctgggggtggctggggcccCCACCAAGGATGCCATTCCAGAAGATGTGAGGGATGGGCCCCCAGAGCCACAAGTGGAGCTCAAGCCCCGCGACACGAGACGCATCAGTCTGCatttcaggaggaggaggaaagagagtgCAGAACCCAGAGAACTGGCAGCCGTTG AAGCTGAGactgaggatgaggaggaggcagcagctaCCTCTCAGAGCAAGAAGAGGCGGAGTCGCCCCCGGGAAAGAGTGAGGGCAGTGGGCGTCCAGCTGCAGACCTTCTGCCTGTCCCT GGCTCAGAGTGCACACCGACCCCTGCAGCGGTTCTTCCATGACGTCCTGCACAGCAAGCACCGTGCAGCCACCGACGTCTATGCCCTCATGTTCCTAGCTGATGTTGTCGACTTCATCATCATCGTCTTTGGCTTCTGGGCCTTTGGG AAGCACTCAGCGGCTACGGACATCACGTCCTCCCTGTCAGATGACCAAGTACCTGAGGCCTTCCTGGTCATGCTGCTGGTCCAGTTCAGTACTATGGTCGTTGACCGTGCCCTCTACCTACGCAAGACTGTGTTGGGCAAGCTGGCCTTCCAGGTTGTCCTGGTGCTGGCCATCCACCTCTGGATGTTCTTCATCCTGCCCGCTGTCACCGAGAG GATGTTCAGCCAGAATGCAGTGGCCCAGCTGTGGTACTTCGTGAAGTGCATCTACTTTGCCCTGTCCGCCTACCAGATCCGTTGTGGCTACCCCACCCGCATCCTCGGCAACTTCCTCACCAAGAAGTACAACCACCTcaacctcttcctcttccaggg GTTCCGGCTGGTGCCGTTCCTGGTAGAGCTACGGGCTGTGATGGACTGGGTATGGACAGACACCACACTGTCCCTGAGCAACTGGATGTGTGTGGAGGACATCTATGCCAACATCTTCATCATCAAGTGCAGCCGAGAGACAGAAAAG AAATACCCGCAGCCCAAGgggcaaaagaagaagaagattgtTAAGTACGGCATGGGCGGCCTCATCATCCTGTTCCTCGTGGCCATCATCTGGTTCCCACTGCTTTTTATGTCCCTGGTGCGCTCTGTTGTTGGCGTCGTCAACCAGCCCATTGATGTCACTGTCACCCTCAAGCTGGGTGGCTACGAG CCCCTGTTCACCATGAGCGCCCAGCAGCCATCCATCGTGCCCTTCACGCCCCAGGCCTATGAGGAGCTGTCCAGGCAGTTTGACCCCCATCCG CTGGCCATGCAGTTCATCAGCCAGTACAGCCCGGAGGACATTGTCACAGCACAGATCGAGGGCAGCTCCGGGGCGCTGTGGCGCATTAGCCCACCGAGCCGGGCCCAGATGAAGCGGGAGCTGTACAACGGCACTGCTGACATCACCCTGCGCTTTACCTGGAATTTCCAGAG GGACCTGGCCAAGGGAGGCACTGTGGAGTACACCAATGAGAAACACACCCTGGACTTGGCTCCCAATAGTACTGAGCGGCGGCAGCTGGCCAGCCTGCTGGAGGGCACTTCAGACCAGTCAGT GGTCATCCCGAACCTCTTCCCCAAGTACATCCGTGCCCCCAATGGGCCTGAAGCCAACCCTGTGAAGCAGCTGCAGCCCA ATGAGGAGGCTGACTACCTTGGTGTGCGCATCCAGCTGCGGAGGGAGCAGGTGGGCTCAGGGGCTGCTGGCTTCCTTGAGTGGTGGGTCATCGAGCTGCAGGACTGCCAGGCTGGCTGCAATCTGCTGCCCATGGTCATCTTCAATGACAAGGTCAGCCCACCCAGTCTGGGCTTCCTGGCTGGCTACGG GATCATGGGGCTCTACGTGTCCATCGTGCTGGTCATCGGCAAGTTTGTGCGTGGCTTCTTCAGTGAGATATCTCATTCCATCATGTTCGAGGAGCTGCCGTGTGTGGACCGAATCCTCAAGCTCTGCCAGGACATCTTCCTGGTGCGGGAGACgcgggagctggagctggaggaaGAGCTGTACGCCAAGCTCATCTTCCTGTACCGCTCACCGGAGACCATGATCAAATGGACACGCGAGAAGGAGTAG